A region from the uncultured Macellibacteroides sp. genome encodes:
- a CDS encoding SusD/RagB family nutrient-binding outer membrane lipoprotein, whose product MKYSLVAGLLALASLSACVDLEELNVNPNNATQTTPGLLLTDIAYDAFSETSTTPAYASKMLVQTDGESDAQVYKWTRGGFDYYNNLRNVVKMMEVADAQQSDAYKAIALFFKAHYFYKLTLTFGDIPYSESLSAESQSLFMPKYDSQESVFEGVLNDLAEANRLLTNNNTVISGDIIYGGNVQKWRKLVNAYRLRVLITLSGKQTAGSVNVKSTFASIVANEPLFEGDADNGQVVFLDQQNNRYPHFNSSGFGSGMYMDSTYIQALKERKDPRLFAIATMTPQAESAGLEVNDFSAYDGGDPAVAYNLVNDKAAAGRVSKPNQRYYKNATNEPMVLMGYPEQQLILAEAVVRGWITGDEKNLYESAVRSSFRFFETYAKGYSAYMNAGAADAYLQNELVAYNVGLPVADRLKRIVMQKYLPSFLQGMWNPFFEHLRTGYPDFRRPEGTSIPYRWMYPQAEYNNNTDNVKSALQSQFDGSDKITDKTWWLK is encoded by the coding sequence ATGAAATATAGTTTAGTTGCTGGTTTGTTGGCTCTGGCGTCATTGTCTGCTTGCGTGGACCTTGAAGAGCTGAATGTGAATCCGAATAATGCTACGCAGACTACTCCGGGGCTGTTGTTGACGGATATTGCTTACGATGCGTTTAGCGAAACTTCTACGACACCGGCCTATGCGTCTAAGATGTTGGTACAAACGGATGGCGAGAGCGATGCCCAGGTTTATAAGTGGACCAGGGGTGGTTTCGATTATTATAACAATCTTCGGAATGTGGTGAAGATGATGGAGGTGGCTGATGCTCAGCAGAGTGATGCGTATAAGGCGATTGCTTTGTTTTTTAAAGCGCATTATTTTTATAAGTTGACCCTTACTTTTGGTGATATTCCTTACAGTGAGTCGCTTTCGGCCGAGTCCCAATCGTTGTTTATGCCCAAGTACGACAGTCAGGAGTCCGTTTTCGAAGGGGTGCTGAATGATTTGGCGGAGGCTAACCGGTTGCTGACCAATAATAATACAGTAATCAGCGGTGATATTATTTACGGTGGAAATGTGCAGAAGTGGCGCAAACTGGTAAATGCCTATCGTTTGAGGGTGCTGATTACGTTGTCTGGCAAGCAGACCGCCGGGAGTGTGAATGTGAAGAGTACGTTTGCTTCGATTGTTGCGAATGAGCCTTTGTTTGAAGGGGATGCGGATAATGGACAGGTTGTTTTCCTGGATCAGCAGAATAATCGTTATCCTCACTTTAATTCCAGTGGGTTTGGTTCGGGTATGTATATGGATTCCACCTATATTCAGGCGCTTAAGGAGCGGAAGGATCCACGGCTGTTTGCCATTGCTACGATGACTCCTCAAGCCGAGTCGGCTGGTCTCGAGGTAAATGATTTTTCGGCATACGACGGAGGAGATCCCGCAGTAGCTTATAATCTGGTAAACGACAAGGCGGCCGCCGGACGGGTTTCGAAACCGAATCAGCGGTATTACAAGAATGCAACTAATGAACCCATGGTGCTGATGGGTTATCCGGAGCAACAGTTGATTCTGGCGGAAGCAGTTGTTCGTGGCTGGATTACGGGCGACGAGAAAAACTTGTATGAATCGGCTGTTCGTTCCTCGTTCCGATTCTTTGAAACTTATGCCAAGGGATACAGTGCCTATATGAATGCCGGAGCCGCAGATGCGTATTTACAAAATGAGCTGGTGGCTTACAATGTGGGTCTGCCGGTTGCGGATCGTCTGAAACGTATTGTGATGCAGAAATACCTGCCCTCATTTCTGCAAGGTATGTGGAATCCGTTTTTCGAACATCTGCGTACTGGCTATCCGGACTTCAGACGTCCGGAAGGTACGAGTATTCCCTACCGCTGGATGTATCCGCAGGCAGAGTACAACAACAATACAGATAATGTGAAGTCGGCTTTGCAATCGCAGTTTGATGGTTCGGATAAAATTACGGATAAAACCTGGTGGCTTAAATAG
- a CDS encoding SusC/RagA family TonB-linked outer membrane protein, protein MAKLYLFLLGVLLCTQGIFAQTVRVTGTVTDKGGVTIPGVSVLVKNAQMGTVTGLDGDFVIEVPSKGVLVFSYIGFASKEVEVNGRSVVNVVLTDDVKVIDEVVVTAIGIKQQKKKLGYTTQQVNTEALEQPGTVNIGNALSGQVAGLTVDNPTGIFQKPNFTLRGKAPLMVIDGIPVESDLFDVSAENIESINVLKGTAAAALYGSRGKDGAILITTKTAKEEGLTVSATLTSMVSAGFTVFPETQNEFGSGSNGKYEFWDGADGGISDGDMTWGPKFEPGVMIAQWNSPIRNKETGEVIPWWGDVSGTQYDDRALYERVPVAWEQHDNLQDFLRTGVVTKANFSVASKGKKASYNFTGDMASQKGQVPNTSVTTGGLNFNGSFNLSNTVQLTTALSYNKVYSPNYPRYGYGPKNHMYTFMLWMGDDVNGKELASHMYRPDADGVRQANYNYAWYNNPYFATNELQQKHDRNTTNGQLKLNWDVLPGFSVQGRASGRLTSTFEDMESPKSYMNYGDSRNGDYKTWNEDQLDVNTDLLATWSRAFSKDAAFTLNAGSSLFYRQLRTANQSTDGLIVPRVYNLSNSLNPVSANNSLTEKAIESLYGSLNVDLFESVFFTFTGRNDWSSTLSSSNNSYFYPSVSLSTLVSEYVKLPSWMDYLKVNGAWAQVSSDLDPYALESTFSKGVLYGSTPSVTYPNAVDGSTVLLNPNILPQKTTSYEVGISSSFLRNRLGLDVAYYRLQDENSIIKLPLSDASGFPYRYVNGNEYTTNGVEVIMTAVPVKNQNFTWNLSANASHSVRKLTEIYGGASKFGDYRLNDRADAMYTTVWSKSADGQVILSKNTGMPTRSAYKENIGHQDPDLRFGFQNTFKVKGFTVQIDMDGAIGGTLISTTTQKMWWGGKHPKSVMYREEEYANGGKPVFVPQGVNVTGGEVTYDLDGKILSDTRTYSPNQTAVSIQTWAQNYPYRATVTTDENELFANAFDRSYLKLRRVAVSYDLMNLFDSRFIKGLDVTLFGNNLAVLKNTPYLDPDFGPKDNDLQDPSARYVGVSATVKF, encoded by the coding sequence ATGGCAAAATTGTATTTGTTTTTACTGGGAGTGTTGCTTTGTACGCAGGGTATTTTTGCCCAAACTGTGAGGGTTACCGGTACGGTGACCGACAAGGGTGGGGTTACCATACCCGGGGTGTCGGTGCTGGTTAAAAATGCCCAGATGGGTACTGTTACAGGATTGGATGGCGACTTTGTGATTGAGGTGCCTTCCAAAGGTGTGCTTGTGTTTTCTTACATTGGATTTGCTTCCAAAGAGGTGGAGGTGAACGGACGGAGTGTCGTGAATGTGGTGCTGACCGACGATGTGAAGGTTATTGATGAGGTGGTGGTTACGGCTATCGGTATCAAACAGCAGAAAAAGAAGCTGGGATATACAACACAGCAGGTGAATACGGAGGCGCTGGAGCAGCCGGGTACGGTGAATATAGGAAATGCGTTGTCCGGACAGGTTGCCGGATTAACGGTGGACAATCCTACCGGTATTTTCCAGAAGCCTAATTTTACGTTGCGCGGCAAGGCTCCGCTGATGGTGATTGATGGTATTCCGGTGGAATCTGATTTGTTTGATGTGTCTGCCGAAAATATAGAGAGTATTAATGTACTGAAGGGTACGGCTGCGGCTGCTTTGTATGGTTCGCGGGGTAAGGACGGGGCGATTCTGATTACAACCAAAACGGCCAAAGAGGAAGGGCTTACGGTTTCGGCCACGCTAACGAGTATGGTTTCTGCCGGTTTCACGGTTTTTCCGGAAACACAGAACGAGTTTGGCTCCGGTTCCAATGGAAAGTATGAGTTTTGGGATGGCGCCGACGGAGGTATTTCTGACGGGGATATGACGTGGGGTCCGAAGTTTGAGCCTGGGGTGATGATTGCCCAATGGAACAGTCCGATCCGCAATAAAGAAACGGGCGAAGTGATTCCCTGGTGGGGCGACGTGTCCGGAACTCAGTACGACGATCGTGCATTGTACGAACGTGTGCCTGTTGCCTGGGAGCAGCACGACAACTTGCAGGATTTTTTACGTACGGGGGTGGTTACCAAGGCTAACTTCTCGGTGGCTAGCAAGGGAAAGAAAGCCAGCTATAATTTTACCGGCGATATGGCTTCGCAGAAGGGACAGGTGCCCAATACGTCTGTTACCACAGGGGGACTTAACTTTAACGGCTCTTTTAACCTGAGTAATACGGTGCAGCTTACTACGGCTCTATCTTATAATAAAGTATATTCTCCTAATTATCCGCGTTACGGGTATGGTCCGAAGAACCACATGTATACCTTTATGTTGTGGATGGGTGATGATGTGAATGGCAAAGAGCTGGCATCACATATGTATCGTCCGGATGCGGACGGGGTGCGCCAGGCTAATTATAATTATGCATGGTATAACAATCCGTATTTTGCGACGAATGAGTTGCAGCAAAAGCACGACAGAAATACAACCAACGGTCAGCTTAAGCTGAATTGGGATGTGTTGCCGGGCTTTTCGGTGCAGGGACGTGCGTCCGGCCGACTTACAAGTACGTTTGAGGACATGGAGAGTCCGAAGTCGTACATGAACTACGGGGATTCGCGCAACGGGGACTACAAGACATGGAACGAGGATCAGCTGGATGTGAATACGGATTTGCTGGCTACATGGTCGCGCGCTTTCTCGAAGGATGCTGCGTTTACATTGAATGCGGGTTCGTCGTTGTTTTACCGCCAGCTTCGTACGGCTAACCAATCCACAGACGGTCTGATTGTGCCTCGTGTGTATAATCTGTCAAACAGTTTGAATCCGGTGAGTGCAAACAATTCACTCACAGAAAAGGCGATTGAGAGTTTGTATGGTTCGCTGAATGTGGATTTGTTTGAGTCGGTTTTCTTTACTTTCACGGGACGTAACGACTGGTCGAGCACGTTATCGTCCAGTAATAATTCTTATTTCTATCCATCGGTTTCGCTGAGTACGCTGGTTTCGGAGTATGTAAAGTTGCCGTCGTGGATGGATTACCTGAAAGTGAACGGAGCCTGGGCGCAGGTGTCCAGCGACCTTGATCCGTATGCGCTGGAGTCGACTTTTAGCAAGGGGGTTTTGTATGGAAGTACCCCTTCGGTTACTTATCCTAATGCGGTGGATGGATCGACGGTGCTGCTAAATCCGAATATTCTTCCGCAGAAAACAACCTCTTACGAGGTGGGTATTTCTTCTTCGTTCCTCCGTAACAGACTGGGATTGGATGTGGCTTACTATCGTTTGCAGGATGAAAACAGTATTATCAAGCTTCCGCTTTCCGACGCGTCTGGTTTTCCTTATCGCTATGTGAACGGGAATGAGTATACGACCAATGGGGTGGAAGTGATTATGACTGCCGTTCCTGTGAAGAACCAGAATTTTACATGGAATTTATCGGCCAACGCGAGTCACAGTGTGCGTAAGTTGACGGAAATTTACGGTGGTGCTTCCAAATTTGGAGATTATAGGCTGAACGACCGTGCCGATGCCATGTATACAACGGTGTGGAGCAAGAGTGCCGACGGACAAGTGATTCTTTCCAAGAATACGGGTATGCCTACACGTAGTGCTTACAAAGAGAATATTGGTCACCAGGACCCGGATCTGCGTTTTGGTTTCCAGAATACGTTTAAGGTAAAGGGCTTTACGGTTCAGATTGATATGGACGGAGCTATTGGTGGTACGTTGATTTCTACTACTACCCAGAAAATGTGGTGGGGTGGCAAGCATCCGAAGTCGGTGATGTACCGCGAAGAAGAGTATGCCAACGGTGGCAAGCCTGTGTTTGTGCCGCAAGGGGTGAATGTTACAGGGGGTGAAGTAACATACGATCTGGATGGCAAGATATTGTCCGATACACGTACTTACTCACCAAACCAGACGGCCGTAAGTATCCAGACCTGGGCACAGAATTATCCTTACAGGGCCACGGTTACCACGGATGAGAATGAGTTGTTTGCCAATGCGTTTGATCGTTCTTACCTGAAGCTGAGAAGGGTGGCGGTATCGTACGATTTGATGAACCTGTTTGATTCCCGTTTTATCAAAGGCCTGGATGTTACCCTGTTTGGCAATAACCTGGCGGTGCTGAAAAACACACCTTACCTGGATCCGGATTTTGGTCCGAAGGATAATGATTTGCAGGATCCGTCGGCTCGGTATGTGGGTGTGAGTGCAACGGTTAAGTTTTAA
- a CDS encoding carboxypeptidase regulatory-like domain-containing protein has protein sequence MKKYMYSLGLLFFAVFIACESDELDIVNYGTIEGQVMDGETYLPLAGVMISTTPASVTLLTDAEGKFSIPKVKEGDIDVNLEKKDYLSNSLKVAVFEGEVTNMDFLIFKDYNETGNIVIYDPVPGNGAVDQKLALTLKWNIEGKKPGIEVLYNIYLFESNSTVQNLLSEDVILKEVTTDNLKPNTTYFWYVVARHDGHRVANSPTWTFKTGSE, from the coding sequence ATGAAAAAGTATATGTATAGTTTAGGCCTGTTGTTTTTTGCAGTATTCATTGCGTGCGAATCGGACGAGCTGGATATCGTAAACTACGGCACAATCGAAGGGCAAGTGATGGACGGAGAGACGTATCTCCCGCTTGCGGGTGTAATGATAAGCACAACTCCTGCCAGTGTTACGCTGCTGACAGATGCGGAGGGGAAATTCTCGATTCCGAAAGTGAAGGAGGGTGATATTGATGTGAATCTTGAAAAGAAGGATTACCTGAGCAACTCCCTGAAAGTAGCTGTTTTTGAAGGTGAGGTAACGAATATGGATTTCCTGATTTTTAAGGATTACAACGAAACGGGAAACATAGTAATCTACGATCCTGTTCCGGGTAATGGTGCCGTGGATCAAAAGTTGGCACTTACCTTAAAATGGAACATAGAGGGCAAAAAGCCCGGGATTGAAGTGTTGTACAATATTTACCTGTTCGAGTCCAACTCCACGGTCCAGAATCTGCTGAGCGAAGACGTGATTCTTAAAGAGGTGACAACCGACAATCTAAAACCCAACACTACCTATTTCTGGTATGTGGTAGCCCGACACGACGGTCACCGCGTTGCCAATAGTCCGACGTGGACTTTCAAGACCGGCAGCGAATAG
- a CDS encoding CsgG/HfaB family protein — MCKKTKLIKPLFLLIGLSLLAACGTYMRQPIQSQRAILGPESPAKRILLDLPDPQEKIVTAVYKFRDQTGQYKPSDNGSNWSTAVTQGATTILIRVLEESGWFIPIERENISNLLNERKIIRSSRAQYEKKDDVLLPPLLFAGVILEGGIISYETNVLTGGAGIRYMGISLSGQYREDRISIYIRAVSTSNGQVLKTVYTTKSILSQEVSAGVFKYVSAKRLLEAETGFTYNEPTEICITEAIEKAVESLIIEGVKERLWSLKTPADSASVAFANYEQEKRMSYNLDPMGRNLDPQNRGRLTVGAQFGTNYYSGDYPNDLVRPNYSLTLGVAMNRYFALESDLGYRALRVPQIVNDYSWFGDLSLRYTVLPYEKFTPFIRLGAGYDFNGDGVGLSAKKYLPKINGAVGLEYMFAKKWGLTLSSGVNYYLNDRFDGSSVGKYNDLNWGVSLGLKFYFLDMK, encoded by the coding sequence ATGTGTAAGAAAACCAAACTAATAAAGCCACTTTTTCTCTTGATCGGACTGTCCCTGTTGGCGGCATGCGGTACCTACATGCGTCAACCCATACAGTCGCAAAGAGCAATTCTTGGACCGGAGTCGCCCGCGAAGCGGATACTCCTGGATTTACCCGATCCTCAGGAAAAAATTGTAACGGCTGTGTATAAATTTCGTGATCAGACAGGACAATACAAACCGTCCGACAATGGCTCCAACTGGTCTACGGCAGTAACCCAGGGTGCGACAACCATTTTGATAAGGGTACTGGAAGAATCGGGATGGTTCATCCCCATCGAGCGTGAAAACATATCTAACTTGCTGAATGAACGTAAAATTATCCGCTCCAGTCGTGCTCAGTACGAAAAGAAAGACGATGTTTTGTTGCCTCCCCTCTTGTTTGCCGGCGTGATTTTGGAAGGGGGTATTATTTCGTACGAAACAAATGTGCTGACAGGCGGTGCCGGTATTCGTTATATGGGTATATCCCTGTCCGGACAGTATCGTGAAGACCGGATCAGCATCTATATCCGGGCGGTGTCTACCTCTAACGGACAGGTACTGAAGACGGTTTATACCACCAAATCCATCCTTTCGCAGGAAGTATCGGCAGGTGTGTTTAAGTATGTGTCCGCCAAGCGACTGCTTGAAGCGGAGACCGGCTTTACCTATAACGAGCCTACAGAAATATGTATTACCGAAGCTATCGAAAAAGCTGTGGAAAGCCTGATTATTGAAGGTGTTAAAGAGAGACTGTGGTCGCTTAAAACTCCGGCTGATTCTGCTTCCGTGGCTTTTGCTAATTATGAGCAGGAGAAGAGGATGTCTTACAACCTGGATCCAATGGGTCGCAATCTGGATCCGCAAAACCGTGGCAGACTAACGGTCGGGGCGCAGTTTGGTACGAATTACTATTCGGGCGATTATCCTAACGACTTGGTGAGACCCAACTATTCGCTGACCCTTGGAGTGGCCATGAATCGCTATTTCGCGTTGGAATCGGACCTGGGTTACCGGGCGTTGAGGGTGCCTCAAATTGTAAACGATTACTCCTGGTTTGGTGATCTTTCGCTTCGTTATACAGTGTTGCCCTACGAAAAGTTTACCCCTTTCATCCGCCTGGGGGCCGGGTACGATTTTAACGGTGATGGCGTGGGCCTTTCCGCGAAAAAATACCTGCCCAAAATAAACGGGGCGGTGGGACTCGAATATATGTTCGCTAAAAAATGGGGATTAACCCTTTCATCGGGGGTAAACTACTATCTGAACGACCGTTTTGACGGAAGCAGTGTAGGCAAATACAACGACCTGAACTGGGGCGTTTCTTTGGGATTAAAGTTTTATTTTTTGGACATGAAATAA
- a CDS encoding curli assembly protein CsgF: MNIICKTLFFVLLFVAGKAYAQDFVYTPKNPAFGGNPYNYSWLLSSAQAQNNHEDNSAYTYDTTSDPLKDFAESLNQQILSQLARKIISNQFGEDALTSGTYLLGNYQIEIGRKNDGISISILDKVSGSQTNVSVPFL; the protein is encoded by the coding sequence ATGAACATCATTTGCAAAACACTGTTTTTCGTATTGCTTTTCGTTGCAGGAAAAGCCTACGCTCAGGATTTTGTCTACACCCCAAAGAATCCAGCCTTTGGTGGAAACCCATACAACTACAGCTGGTTGCTGAGTTCAGCGCAAGCCCAGAACAATCATGAAGATAATTCTGCTTATACTTACGACACGACTTCGGATCCGTTAAAGGATTTTGCCGAAAGCCTGAATCAGCAGATTCTTAGTCAGCTTGCCCGCAAAATCATTTCGAATCAGTTTGGCGAGGACGCGCTGACTTCGGGAACCTATCTTTTGGGAAATTACCAGATTGAAATTGGCAGAAAGAACGACGGAATCAGCATAAGCATTCTGGATAAGGTAAGTGGTAGTCAGACCAACGTATCTGTTCCTTTTTTATAG
- a CDS encoding CsgE family curli-type amyloid fiber assembly protein, which yields MGPIACIVLSAFLMNQSAVPPDSVLRGDTLKLLETPASLSKLVEQVKKQAVKAEEVEMELDGLLVDLTKTKGGKDFYDLFYSAWEAPASARNFTITISEKPYRLSTTFISVSINENVVYENVLQPRLDIIEYMKEEAISATQMYLVNYEEILRELNGDDLSGSGIY from the coding sequence ATGGGACCAATTGCATGTATCGTATTATCGGCTTTTTTAATGAATCAGTCGGCGGTTCCACCGGATTCGGTGCTACGGGGTGATACATTGAAATTGCTGGAAACACCCGCTTCGCTTTCTAAATTGGTTGAGCAGGTAAAAAAACAGGCCGTTAAAGCCGAAGAGGTAGAGATGGAGTTGGATGGTTTGCTGGTAGATCTTACCAAAACAAAAGGGGGAAAGGATTTTTATGATCTGTTTTACAGCGCGTGGGAAGCTCCCGCCAGTGCCCGGAATTTTACCATAACCATTTCCGAAAAGCCCTATAGGTTAAGCACCACGTTTATCTCTGTTTCCATTAACGAGAATGTGGTCTACGAGAATGTGCTTCAACCAAGGCTGGATATTATAGAATACATGAAGGAAGAGGCCATTTCGGCTACCCAAATGTATCTGGTAAATTATGAAGAAATATTGAGAGAACTAAATGGCGACGATCTTTCCGGCTCAGGAATTTATTGA
- a CDS encoding sugar transporter gives MTASRTSLSIKNAKVAFLFYLGTGILNFVSRKIFIDHLGAEVIGLNATATNLLNFLNIAELGIGIAISYSLYAPLATKDNETISEIVSVQGYWYRKIGFIILAASLITMCFFPVFFAKMHLPIWYAYACFVALLASSLFSYFWNYRQIVLSADQKQYKITTILQGWKGIKIILQILAVIYLRNGFIYWVLLEFITSVLQTIALNYRINKEYPWLKASPSKGKMLQKKYPEIITKTKQLFFHKIGSLVLTQTSPLILYAFTTLTLVAMYDNYLIVIIGITALLNSIFTSIGASVGNLVAQGDKKLIDNIFWELFSIRFLLVSTLCIGVYWMAQPFITLWVGSQYLLDNTSLLLLVIIMYINLMRTVVDSFISAYGLFEDVWATLTEAAINLGLSILLGYYYGIHGILTGALISLIVIIFIWKPWFCYNRGFKKSISSYLSGYLTHALVFAGVLSPILLLSNVLFPTTSLSTWQVLIHGFAVTVIYFVAAAIALNYVSKGMRQFSNRITQVIRSAK, from the coding sequence ATGACAGCATCCCGTACATCATTGAGTATTAAGAATGCCAAAGTCGCATTCCTGTTCTATTTAGGAACAGGTATACTTAACTTCGTTTCCAGAAAGATCTTTATCGATCATCTGGGCGCAGAGGTGATTGGATTAAACGCGACTGCCACAAACCTTCTTAACTTTCTGAATATAGCCGAGTTAGGCATTGGAATAGCGATTTCTTACTCGCTTTACGCACCCCTAGCTACGAAAGACAACGAAACGATCAGCGAAATTGTATCCGTTCAGGGCTACTGGTATAGAAAAATAGGATTCATCATACTGGCAGCCTCCCTGATTACTATGTGTTTTTTTCCTGTATTCTTTGCCAAAATGCATCTGCCCATTTGGTACGCCTACGCCTGTTTTGTTGCCCTTCTGGCATCCTCTCTGTTTAGTTACTTCTGGAACTACCGGCAAATCGTATTATCGGCCGATCAGAAACAATATAAAATAACAACCATCCTGCAAGGCTGGAAAGGAATTAAAATCATCTTACAGATTTTAGCCGTAATCTACCTACGTAATGGCTTCATATATTGGGTACTGCTCGAATTTATCACCTCCGTACTTCAAACCATCGCGCTGAATTACAGAATAAACAAGGAATATCCATGGCTGAAAGCAAGCCCATCCAAAGGTAAAATGCTGCAAAAGAAGTATCCCGAAATTATAACCAAAACCAAACAACTCTTTTTTCACAAAATAGGGAGCCTGGTATTAACACAAACGAGTCCCCTTATATTATATGCCTTCACCACACTCACGCTGGTGGCTATGTACGACAATTACCTGATAGTTATAATTGGAATTACTGCGCTTCTTAACTCTATATTTACCAGTATTGGCGCCAGTGTTGGCAATCTGGTGGCACAAGGCGACAAGAAACTAATAGACAACATATTCTGGGAACTATTCTCCATCCGCTTTCTGTTGGTAAGTACCCTATGTATCGGAGTATATTGGATGGCTCAGCCATTTATTACCCTCTGGGTTGGCAGTCAGTACCTGCTGGACAACACTTCGCTACTATTACTGGTCATCATTATGTATATCAATTTAATGCGAACCGTGGTAGATTCATTTATAAGTGCCTACGGATTATTCGAAGATGTATGGGCAACACTTACCGAAGCGGCTATCAATCTGGGTCTTTCCATTCTACTGGGTTACTACTACGGCATCCATGGAATTCTTACCGGCGCCTTGATTAGTCTTATCGTAATCATATTTATCTGGAAGCCCTGGTTCTGCTACAACCGTGGATTCAAAAAATCAATCAGCTCCTATCTGTCCGGCTACCTTACACATGCCCTGGTATTTGCCGGCGTACTATCCCCCATTCTACTCCTGTCCAATGTCCTGTTCCCAACTACCTCCTTGTCAACATGGCAAGTGTTGATTCATGGTTTCGCAGTCACAGTCATCTATTTTGTAGCCGCGGCAATCGCACTCAATTATGTAAGCAAAGGCATGCGGCAATTCAGCAACCGGATAACACAAGTTATCCGGTCTGCAAAATAG